One Burkholderia vietnamiensis LMG 10929 genomic window, ACCGGATCGAGGCCGCGCTGCCCGATGCGCAGACACGCCGCCATCTGACGATGGACGAACGCGAACCGTGCCTGCTGCTGCATCGGCGCACGTGGTCGCAGGGGATGGTCGCGTCGGTCGCGAATCTGTGGCATCCCGGCAGCCGCTATCGGTTCACCGGGCATTTCTGAGCACGCACGCGACCTCGCCGCGCGCTGCCCCGTTTGCGCACTGCACAACAGGTTTGTTACGACGAACGCCGTCAGCGCATGCCAAATTTCCCGTGCAGCAGTATGCTGACGTCGTACGGCCGCGCACGCAGCATCGGGACATCCGTTTGGCCCGCACCTCGCCGCGCCGCCGTCGCGACCGCAATCATGCATTGCAAGGAGGGCTTCGTGATGGCTACCACGCATCAGCACTTCCACCTCAAGCTGCGGCACGCCACAGCGCCGACTTACTTCATCAGCTATCTGTTTCCCGCGCTGCTGTTCGCCTACGAGCTGTTGCGCGTCGGGCAGTGGATCCGCGATCACGGGATGCAATTCGGCGCGTTCAAGCAGATGGGTTACGAGTATCTGCTGATGCTGTTGTTCGTCGGGCTGCAGATCGTCGTCGAGGCGATCTTCCTGCTCGGCGCCGCGATGCGCCGCGACCATCGCGATTTCGAGCATCGGGTGCCGAACGTGGTGCTCGGGATCGGCTGCTCGATCGCGCTGCTCGCGATCGATCTCGCGATCCAGCTGGCGTTCTGAGCGTCGGCGGACGCGGCCCGCCGCGTGCGTCTCAACGAACGCGCGCTTACGCGTGCGCGTCGTGCAGCAACGTCGCGACGGCCGCGAGCACGTCGGCGGGACGCTCGCGGTGCGGGACGTGCCCGCATCCGTCGAGCAACAGCCACGACGACGGCCCCGCGACACGCGCGGCGATCCGCTTCGGATGCGCATCCGAGCCGTACTCGTCCTGCGCGCCGTGAATCGCAAGCGTCGCGCAGCGCACGTGCGGCAGTTCGTCGTCGAGCGTCCAGTCGCGGAACGCGGGCGACAGCCACGTGTCGACCCAGGCACGCAGCACCCACTCGGCCTTGTCGCCGTGATACCGGGCGAGGCGGTCGAGCTGCCCCGGCACGTCGAATTGCCGGGCGGCGTCGCGAATGCCGTCCAGCGTGCGACCTTCCACGAATGCCTGCGCGGCGACCGTGATCAGCGCCCGGCAGCGCCGCGCATGCGCGGCCGCGCACGCAACCGCCATCCCGCCGCCCACGCTGTGCCCGAGCGCGACGAACGGGTCGACGCCGAACCCTTCCAGTACCGCGGCGAAGTCGTGCTCGGCCTCATCGCGCACGAACGTCGCGGCGAGTTGTCCTGGGTGACGGTCCGAACGGCCGAAGCCGAGCCGGTCGTATGCAATCACGTCGCGCGCAGCGGCACGCGCGAGCTGCGCGGGGAAGTCGCGCCAAAGCTCGACACAGCCGAGCGAATCGTGCAGCAGCACGATCGGTGCGGCGCACGCCTGCCCGGCTGGCTGCGCGCCGCGCCAGCGCTTCGCAAAGAGACGCCCGTGCGGCGTCTCGATCCAGCTTTCGTCGATCACGATGTCGGTCATGGGTGCACGT contains:
- a CDS encoding alpha/beta fold hydrolase, with the protein product MTDIVIDESWIETPHGRLFAKRWRGAQPAGQACAAPIVLLHDSLGCVELWRDFPAQLARAAARDVIAYDRLGFGRSDRHPGQLAATFVRDEAEHDFAAVLEGFGVDPFVALGHSVGGGMAVACAAAHARRCRALITVAAQAFVEGRTLDGIRDAARQFDVPGQLDRLARYHGDKAEWVLRAWVDTWLSPAFRDWTLDDELPHVRCATLAIHGAQDEYGSDAHPKRIAARVAGPSSWLLLDGCGHVPHRERPADVLAAVATLLHDAHA